The following are encoded together in the Timaviella obliquedivisa GSE-PSE-MK23-08B genome:
- a CDS encoding CO2 hydration protein has protein sequence MLPTLNLPASTHPLAHIIDRLENGGALLPESPENLMEVVGVLKSYGVVIGAYHRNLTYIADHQFLVLFPFFKYFNGEVTFNKLLRHWWHDRINYEFAEYCMKAMFWHGGTTLDAYLDSPEFDEKVGRAIAAKVSSSPMGAINSLLPDFLPEQVRLLAYYSALGQFWNVMSEMFLNLSDRYDQGEIKTITDVVDHVLQGLVAAANQPITYAVEIKGKTYDIIPESAGLKFLMDTAVPYVEAVFFRSFPFFGTVSYNAQAGQIPDEQAGFNYGVLYADPLPVGGAGIPPTLLMQDMTHYLPDYLRQFYRKGLRGEDDLRVKICISFQKSMFCVTTAVILGLMPHPDATDLQQQRVNRQYLEGWMDRLVDSRLSSIQ, from the coding sequence ATGCTGCCAACTCTTAACCTACCTGCTTCAACCCATCCCCTCGCTCATATTATCGATCGCCTAGAAAACGGCGGGGCTTTGCTGCCAGAATCGCCAGAGAATTTAATGGAAGTGGTTGGCGTGCTCAAAAGCTACGGAGTAGTGATAGGAGCTTATCATCGCAATTTGACTTATATTGCCGACCACCAGTTTTTAGTGCTGTTTCCATTCTTCAAATATTTCAATGGAGAAGTCACGTTTAACAAGCTATTGAGGCATTGGTGGCACGATCGAATCAATTACGAGTTTGCTGAATACTGCATGAAGGCGATGTTTTGGCATGGCGGCACGACGTTAGATGCTTATTTAGATAGCCCTGAATTTGATGAAAAAGTGGGACGGGCGATCGCGGCTAAAGTAAGTAGTAGTCCGATGGGCGCTATCAATTCTCTGCTTCCTGATTTTTTGCCCGAACAAGTCCGTCTTTTGGCTTATTACAGCGCTTTAGGGCAGTTCTGGAACGTAATGAGTGAGATGTTCTTAAATCTTTCCGATCGCTATGACCAAGGTGAGATCAAAACCATTACCGATGTCGTGGATCACGTTTTGCAAGGTTTGGTTGCGGCAGCGAATCAGCCCATTACCTACGCCGTAGAAATTAAAGGCAAAACTTACGATATTATTCCCGAATCCGCAGGGCTAAAGTTTTTAATGGATACGGCTGTGCCCTACGTTGAGGCAGTCTTTTTCCGCTCATTTCCCTTCTTTGGTACAGTCTCTTACAATGCTCAAGCAGGACAAATTCCCGATGAGCAGGCAGGCTTTAATTACGGGGTACTGTACGCTGATCCGCTCCCTGTGGGTGGGGCAGGCATTCCGCCAACGCTGCTCATGCAAGATATGACGCACTATTTACCAGATTATCTACGTCAGTTTTATCGCAAGGGGCTACGGGGTGAAGATGATCTGCGAGTGAAAATTTGTATAAGTTTTCAAAAGTCAATGTTTTGTGTCACGACGGCTGTCATTTTGGGTTTGATGCCTCATCCGGATGCCACTGATTTGCAGCAACAACGGGTGAATCGGCAGTATTTAGAAGGATGGATGGATCGACTGGTAGATTCACGGTTATCTAGCATTCAGTAA
- a CDS encoding LysR family transcriptional regulator: MNIFHLQILLTVVEESSFSTAALKCDISQSAVSRAIAALEDHLGVSLLTRGRFGARPTPVGDRVIAHARQILQCCESIDYEVNLAKGLQGGSVRVASFRSAATHLLPPLMVQFRQRFPRIEVTLTEADPLGVERALREGQVDIGLVPLPRSEEFDTWEIARDEFVVLLPKSAETVSPTLTWEELSTYSFILYNYAECTSAVRKHWAKWGQSLKVAYEIKEDSTIVSMVAQGLGAAILPKLTAMPIPDGIVVRSLPEPLERVVGAAVLASTLHPPAVFTFLDLLRKTGMFTL, encoded by the coding sequence ATAAACATTTTCCACCTACAGATTTTATTGACCGTAGTAGAGGAGAGCAGTTTCTCGACAGCAGCCTTAAAGTGCGATATTTCACAATCTGCTGTAAGCCGGGCGATCGCCGCCCTCGAAGACCACCTCGGCGTATCGCTCCTAACGCGAGGACGGTTCGGTGCCCGTCCTACCCCAGTCGGCGATCGGGTAATTGCCCACGCCCGCCAAATTCTTCAATGCTGCGAAAGCATCGACTACGAGGTCAACCTGGCTAAAGGACTACAAGGCGGCAGCGTCCGAGTAGCATCTTTTCGCAGCGCCGCCACTCATCTATTGCCACCGCTCATGGTGCAGTTTCGTCAGCGTTTTCCCCGCATTGAAGTGACCCTAACGGAGGCAGATCCTTTAGGGGTAGAGCGGGCACTGCGCGAAGGACAGGTTGACATCGGCTTGGTACCCTTACCTCGCTCGGAAGAATTTGATACGTGGGAAATTGCTAGAGATGAGTTTGTGGTGCTACTCCCAAAGTCGGCAGAAACAGTTTCTCCAACCCTGACCTGGGAAGAACTATCGACCTATTCCTTCATTTTGTATAACTATGCTGAATGCACCTCAGCAGTGCGTAAGCATTGGGCAAAGTGGGGGCAATCGCTAAAAGTAGCGTATGAAATTAAAGAAGATTCCACCATTGTCAGCATGGTGGCACAAGGGTTGGGGGCAGCGATTTTGCCCAAACTAACCGCCATGCCAATTCCCGATGGCATCGTGGTGCGATCGCTTCCAGAACCCCTAGAGCGAGTCGTGGGTGCGGCCGTTTTAGCCAGTACTCTGCATCCACCCGCAGTCTTTACATTTTTAGATTTACTGCGCAAAACTGGAATGTTTACTTTGTAG
- a CDS encoding carbon dioxide-concentrating mechanism protein CcmK encodes MAIAVGMVETLGFPAVVEAADAMVKAARVTLVGYEKIGSGRVTVIVRGDVSEVQASVAAGIENIKRVNGGQVLSTHIIARPHENLEYVLPIRYTEAVEAFRESVSGIRPIGRP; translated from the coding sequence ATGGCGATCGCAGTTGGAATGGTAGAAACATTAGGCTTCCCCGCAGTTGTGGAAGCAGCAGACGCAATGGTGAAAGCCGCCCGCGTTACGTTGGTCGGTTACGAGAAAATCGGCAGCGGTCGCGTCACTGTGATCGTCCGAGGTGATGTTTCCGAAGTGCAAGCTTCGGTTGCAGCTGGCATTGAAAACATTAAGCGGGTCAATGGCGGACAAGTTTTGTCTACCCACATTATTGCGCGTCCCCACGAAAACCTAGAATACGTCCTGCCTATCCGTTACACCGAGGCTGTAGAAGCATTCCGGGAAAGCGTCAGCGGCATCCGTCCTATCGGTCGCCCCTAA
- a CDS encoding NAD(P)H-quinone oxidoreductase subunit F — MNQLLAQTSWWVPLYGLIGAILTLPWSVGLVRRTGPRPAAYFNVLMTFLALVHSALVLQAVWDQPPQRQVIPWLHVVDLDLSIALEISAVSIGAALLITALSLVAQVFALGYLEKDWGIARFYALMGFFEAAMSGIALSDSLFLSYALLEMLTLSTYLLVGFWYAQPLVVTAARDAFLTKRVGDLLLLMGVVGLSTQAGSLNFTDLEAWAQTAELAPLTTTLLGLALIAGPTGKCAQFPLNLWLDEAMEGPNPASILRNSVVVASGAYVLIQLQPILALSPVALNALIVLGTLTAIGASFVSIAQVDVKRSLSHSTSAYLGLVFVAVGMQQSDVALLFLFAHGISKALMFMSVGSVILTTSTQDLRELGGLASRMPATAAAFVVGAAASIALIPLGSFWAMLEWADDLGATSFWSVGVLLLVNGMTAFNLVRVYGLMFGGKPQPKTRRAPEVPWLMAVPMVAMTVFTLLAPLMLQQCQLLPTWETLNWTAMGLLVLSSAIGCGLGGLIYLNPGWEKPVDLVSKPIRDILAYDFRMERLYQISVVLGVVQSSRLTAWFDRYIVDGLVNFMGVASIFSGESLKYTISGQSRYYLLTLFTGVLVALTALSWSFLGSPLTAIAQAFSFRAI; from the coding sequence ATGAATCAGCTCCTCGCTCAGACTAGCTGGTGGGTTCCTCTCTACGGTCTTATTGGTGCAATTTTGACCCTACCCTGGTCAGTGGGGCTAGTTCGACGAACGGGGCCTCGACCTGCGGCTTATTTTAATGTACTAATGACCTTCCTGGCTTTGGTGCATAGCGCCCTTGTGCTTCAGGCAGTTTGGGATCAGCCGCCGCAGCGCCAGGTTATTCCTTGGCTCCATGTGGTTGATCTTGATCTATCTATTGCGCTAGAAATCTCGGCAGTAAGTATAGGAGCGGCGTTGCTGATCACGGCACTGAGCCTAGTCGCACAAGTTTTTGCGCTGGGCTATTTAGAAAAAGACTGGGGCATTGCTCGGTTCTATGCGCTCATGGGCTTTTTTGAGGCGGCAATGAGCGGTATTGCCCTTAGCGATTCGCTGTTTTTAAGCTATGCTCTGCTAGAAATGCTTACCTTATCAACTTATCTGTTGGTGGGATTTTGGTATGCTCAGCCTTTAGTGGTTACTGCGGCGCGAGATGCGTTTTTGACCAAACGGGTGGGCGATTTGCTGCTGCTGATGGGAGTCGTGGGGCTCTCGACCCAGGCAGGCAGTTTGAACTTTACTGATCTAGAAGCCTGGGCACAAACGGCTGAGTTGGCTCCGCTTACCACAACGCTTCTGGGACTAGCTCTAATTGCTGGGCCCACTGGGAAATGCGCTCAGTTTCCGCTAAACCTCTGGTTAGATGAAGCCATGGAGGGCCCTAACCCGGCTTCTATTTTACGGAACTCAGTAGTAGTCGCTTCTGGGGCATATGTATTGATTCAATTACAGCCAATCTTGGCATTATCGCCTGTAGCACTGAATGCACTGATTGTGCTGGGGACGCTAACTGCGATCGGGGCTTCTTTTGTGTCGATCGCCCAAGTCGATGTGAAGCGATCGCTCTCCCACTCCACGAGCGCTTACCTCGGTTTGGTCTTTGTCGCGGTGGGAATGCAGCAAAGTGATGTAGCGCTGCTATTTCTCTTTGCCCATGGCATTAGTAAAGCCTTAATGTTTATGAGCGTTGGCTCGGTGATTCTCACTACTAGCACTCAAGACTTACGCGAACTGGGCGGGTTAGCCTCACGAATGCCTGCGACGGCGGCAGCCTTTGTCGTTGGTGCGGCGGCATCCATTGCGCTTATTCCCCTGGGCAGCTTTTGGGCGATGCTGGAATGGGCAGATGATCTGGGGGCAACAAGTTTTTGGTCGGTGGGTGTGCTGCTGTTAGTCAATGGGATGACAGCATTTAACTTAGTGCGGGTGTACGGGCTAATGTTTGGGGGCAAGCCCCAACCTAAAACCCGCCGAGCTCCCGAGGTTCCTTGGTTAATGGCGGTGCCAATGGTGGCAATGACGGTGTTTACGCTGCTGGCTCCCCTAATGTTGCAACAGTGCCAGCTACTACCCACTTGGGAAACCCTAAACTGGACGGCGATGGGATTGTTGGTGCTGTCTAGTGCGATCGGCTGTGGCTTGGGCGGGTTGATTTATCTGAATCCGGGCTGGGAAAAACCAGTAGATCTAGTCAGCAAGCCAATTCGAGATATTTTGGCATATGACTTTCGGATGGAGCGGTTGTATCAGATCAGTGTCGTGTTGGGGGTCGTGCAGAGTTCGCGGCTAACGGCTTGGTTTGACCGATACATTGTTGATGGTCTGGTCAATTTCATGGGGGTTGCTTCAATTTTTAGCGGCGAGAGTTTGAAGTATACGATTTCAGGTCAGTCTCGTTATTATCTACTGACGTTGTTTACCGGTGTGCTAGTTGCATTGACAGCGTTAAGCTGGTCGTTTTTAGGGTCGCCCCTGACGGCGATCGCCCAGGCTTTTAGCTTTCGCGCTATTTAG
- a CDS encoding NADH-quinone oxidoreductase subunit M, translating to MLSPLIWAPFLGVVLIGLYPQPLLPSRARQLALAIATLTLFWSIYVATQFNIGQAGFQMQESLPWIERLGLTYQLGVDGLSMPLMLMNSLLTWIAIYSSDAQISRPRLYYILVLVLGGAVAGAFLAQNLLLFFLFYEVELIPLYLIIAIWGGARRGYAATKFLIYTAFSGVVILAAFFGLSFLSGSSSFDYEVLRSQVLPLSSQLILLITLFIGFGIKIPIVPLHTWLPDAHVEAPTPASVLLAGVLLKLGTYGLLRFGLGLFPDAWQVLSPWLAWLAVVSVLYGSLAAIAQTDMKKTVAYSSVGHMGYILLASAAATPLSLLGAVAQMISHGLISALLFLLVGVVYSKTGTRDINALQGLLNPERGMPLIGSLMVAGAMASAGIPGMVGFIAEFIVYRSSFPVFPVPTLLCMVGTGLTAVYFLILINRTFFGRLPETLANLPRVRWQDRLPSAIVTVLIIALGLQPNWMLRWSEATTTALAPIAGHVALEVSVK from the coding sequence ATGCTAAGCCCTTTGATTTGGGCACCTTTTTTAGGTGTTGTGTTGATTGGTCTGTATCCTCAGCCATTGCTGCCCAGCCGTGCCCGTCAGTTGGCACTGGCGATCGCCACACTGACTTTATTCTGGTCGATTTACGTTGCCACTCAGTTCAACATTGGGCAAGCTGGCTTCCAGATGCAAGAATCACTCCCCTGGATTGAACGTCTGGGTTTGACCTATCAGCTAGGGGTGGATGGACTGTCGATGCCGTTGATGCTGATGAATAGCCTGCTGACCTGGATTGCAATTTACAGCAGCGATGCTCAGATTAGTCGCCCTCGGCTTTATTACATTTTGGTGCTGGTTTTGGGTGGAGCGGTGGCAGGTGCTTTCTTAGCGCAAAACCTGCTGTTATTCTTCTTGTTCTATGAGGTGGAGTTAATTCCTCTCTATTTGATCATTGCGATTTGGGGTGGTGCGCGTCGGGGGTATGCCGCTACCAAGTTTTTAATTTATACCGCTTTTTCGGGTGTGGTTATTTTGGCAGCGTTCTTTGGGTTGTCGTTTCTCAGTGGCTCGTCGAGCTTTGACTATGAGGTGCTGCGATCGCAAGTTTTACCGCTCAGCAGTCAACTGATTCTGTTGATCACTCTATTTATTGGCTTCGGCATTAAAATTCCCATTGTTCCTCTCCACACTTGGCTCCCCGATGCTCACGTTGAAGCGCCAACGCCTGCATCAGTGCTACTCGCTGGCGTGCTGTTGAAGCTGGGAACCTACGGGTTACTGCGGTTTGGGTTAGGGTTGTTTCCTGATGCTTGGCAGGTTTTATCGCCGTGGCTGGCGTGGCTGGCTGTAGTCAGCGTGCTATACGGATCTTTGGCAGCGATCGCCCAAACTGACATGAAGAAAACTGTAGCGTATAGCTCGGTTGGGCACATGGGTTACATTCTTTTAGCAAGTGCAGCCGCAACTCCGCTTAGCTTATTGGGTGCAGTTGCCCAGATGATCAGCCACGGCTTAATTTCTGCCCTGCTATTTTTGTTGGTCGGCGTAGTCTACTCTAAAACCGGAACCCGTGATATTAATGCTTTGCAAGGCTTGCTGAATCCAGAGCGCGGGATGCCGTTGATTGGTAGTCTTATGGTCGCGGGTGCGATGGCAAGCGCTGGAATTCCAGGAATGGTAGGGTTCATTGCTGAGTTCATCGTTTACCGCAGTAGTTTTCCAGTGTTTCCAGTGCCGACTCTGCTGTGTATGGTGGGGACGGGTTTAACTGCTGTGTATTTCTTAATCTTGATTAACCGAACATTTTTTGGGCGGTTGCCAGAAACGCTGGCAAATTTGCCGCGTGTGCGGTGGCAAGATCGATTACCTTCAGCGATCGTGACGGTTTTAATTATTGCTTTAGGGCTACAACCCAACTGGATGTTGCGGTGGAGTGAGGCAACCACAACGGCGTTAGCTCCGATCGCTGGGCATGTGGCGTTAGAGGTTTCGGTAAAATGA
- a CDS encoding carbon dioxide-concentrating mechanism protein CcmK, with translation MPIAVGMIETRGFPAVVEAADAMVKAARVTLVGYEKIGSGRVTVIVRGDVSEVQASVAAGIENVKRVNGGEVLSTHIIARPHENLEYVLPIRYTEAVDQFRS, from the coding sequence ATGCCAATTGCGGTTGGAATGATTGAAACAAGAGGGTTCCCTGCTGTTGTAGAAGCAGCGGATGCCATGGTCAAGGCAGCTAGGGTTACCCTAGTCGGTTACGAAAAAATTGGAAGTGGTCGCGTTACCGTCATTGTGCGGGGTGATGTTTCTGAAGTTCAGGCTTCTGTGGCTGCTGGCATTGAGAACGTCAAGCGAGTCAACGGTGGTGAAGTGCTATCAACACACATCATTGCGCGTCCCCACGAAAACCTTGAGTATGTTTTACCAATTCGCTACACCGAAGCGGTAGATCAGTTCCGCTCATAG